The following proteins are co-located in the Rhodanobacteraceae bacterium genome:
- a CDS encoding metal-sensitive transcriptional regulator codes for MPRTTSSSNSAKRPASRCAVAGDAAAERRQEHQRGVVLRLKRAEGQIRGVLRMISEGEPCDDIAQQLAAARNALDRAFFEMMACTLESEIVGVPESAQRQERVTEVLRILSKYA; via the coding sequence ATGCCTCGCACAACCTCCAGCAGCAATAGCGCGAAGCGCCCAGCCTCCCGCTGCGCCGTCGCCGGCGACGCCGCCGCCGAACGCCGCCAGGAGCACCAGCGTGGCGTGGTGTTGCGGCTCAAGCGCGCCGAAGGCCAGATCCGCGGCGTGCTGCGGATGATCTCCGAGGGCGAGCCCTGCGACGACATTGCGCAGCAGCTCGCCGCCGCGCGCAACGCGCTGGACCGCGCCTTCTTCGAAATGATGGCGTGTACCCTGGAGTCGGAAATCGTCGGTGTGCCGGAGAGCGCGCAGCGCCAGGAGCGCGTCACCGAGGTGCTGCGCATCCTCAGCAAGTACGCCTGA
- a CDS encoding YeeE/YedE family protein produces the protein MSFPLGYDGILSGLLCGLVFGFALERAGFASACKLTAQLRFRDWAVFNVMFTAILVAAFGMYFLQLAGLLSMDEVYVPTTYLWATALGGVGVGAGMAIGGYCPGTSVVGFMSGKIDGLVFFAGIIIGTWVFAGAYDWIEPMLRAAPGPDAQTLSQLLHVPDIVVLLGLTAVAAAVGWFTARPAPAR, from the coding sequence ATGAGTTTCCCGCTTGGCTACGACGGCATCCTGTCCGGCCTGCTGTGCGGGCTGGTCTTCGGCTTCGCGCTCGAGCGCGCGGGCTTCGCCAGCGCCTGCAAGCTGACCGCACAGCTGCGCTTCCGCGACTGGGCCGTGTTCAACGTGATGTTCACCGCGATCCTGGTCGCCGCCTTCGGCATGTACTTCCTGCAATTGGCCGGTCTGCTGTCGATGGACGAGGTCTATGTGCCGACCACTTATCTGTGGGCCACCGCGCTCGGCGGCGTCGGCGTCGGCGCCGGCATGGCGATCGGCGGCTACTGCCCCGGCACCTCGGTGGTCGGCTTCATGTCCGGCAAGATCGATGGTCTGGTGTTCTTCGCCGGCATCATCATCGGTACCTGGGTGTTTGCCGGTGCCTATGACTGGATCGAGCCGATGCTGAGGGCCGCGCCCGGGCCGGACGCGCAGACCCTCTCGCAACTGCTGCATGTGCCGGACATCGTGGTCCTGCTCGGCCTGACCGCAGTCGCCGCCGCGGTAGGCTGGTTCACCGCCCGTCCCGCGCCCGCCCGCTGA
- a CDS encoding sulfurtransferase: protein MSALRVSVLVLCVSASGAAGAVDLPGPVVSPAWLAEHRDAVVVLDVRSDLDAFTAAPEYETDAKTGAQKLVAAGGHIAGARLIDFNQTRVARMVGEVKIDKMLPSRAEVQALVRAAGVGDDDVLVITSVGEASDEVDMAARLYWTLKSYGETDLALLDGGNVAWIAAGQPVSTEPMGEVAAGDWTARELDRRWLAEIDDIKPADGGAPQLVDARPAPQYHGIYYKKPAVTAGGHVEGAVNFPIDLQTRQVGLAQTFMQAEQYRTLLKTVGIEPQPGAISYCNTGHMAAGAWFVLSEIMGIEGVRLYDGSMHEWTTLGRPVVGVGF, encoded by the coding sequence ATGAGCGCCTTGCGTGTTTCCGTTCTTGTCCTGTGCGTCAGTGCCAGCGGTGCCGCCGGGGCAGTCGATCTTCCCGGTCCGGTGGTCTCCCCGGCGTGGCTTGCCGAGCATCGCGATGCGGTCGTGGTGCTCGATGTGCGCAGCGACCTGGATGCCTTCACCGCCGCGCCCGAATACGAGACCGATGCGAAGACCGGCGCGCAGAAGCTGGTCGCAGCGGGCGGGCATATTGCCGGTGCGCGACTGATCGACTTCAACCAGACCCGCGTCGCGCGGATGGTGGGCGAAGTCAAGATCGACAAGATGCTGCCGAGCCGCGCGGAGGTCCAGGCACTGGTGCGCGCGGCCGGCGTCGGCGACGACGATGTGCTGGTGATCACCTCGGTGGGTGAGGCCAGCGACGAGGTCGACATGGCGGCGCGCCTGTACTGGACGCTGAAGAGCTACGGCGAAACCGACCTGGCGCTGCTCGATGGCGGCAACGTGGCCTGGATCGCCGCGGGTCAGCCGGTATCGACCGAGCCGATGGGCGAAGTTGCCGCTGGCGACTGGACCGCGCGCGAGCTCGACCGCCGCTGGCTGGCGGAGATCGACGACATCAAGCCCGCCGACGGCGGCGCCCCGCAACTGGTCGACGCGCGCCCGGCACCGCAGTACCACGGGATCTACTACAAGAAGCCGGCGGTCACCGCCGGTGGCCATGTCGAAGGCGCGGTGAACTTCCCGATCGATTTGCAGACGCGCCAGGTGGGCCTGGCGCAGACCTTCATGCAGGCCGAGCAGTACCGGACGCTGCTGAAGACCGTCGGCATTGAGCCGCAGCCGGGTGCGATCAGCTACTGCAACACCGGCCATATGGCGGCGGGCGCGTGGTTCGTGCTCAGCGAGATCATGGGCATCGAGGGCGTGCGCCTGTACGACGGCTCGATGCACGAATGGACCACGCTCGGCCGGCCGGTCGTCGGCGTGGGTTTCTGA
- a CDS encoding MBL fold metallo-hydrolase: MHPMRLLTAFAALLLFGHANAAALPRLTAERVAGDVWYFRGAAGQASAENAGYTSNAGFVVTRRGVLLFDALGTPVLAREMLRAIARVTDQPVRRVIVSHYHADHVYGLQVLRAGGATIWARREGQAYLASDLARERLTERRQNLAPWVDQTTELQAADRWLDLAPGDELAFRFGGQRFRLISAGHAHAPDDLMLLAEADQVLFAGDLYFNGRLPFVVDGNTRNWLAAIASMRKLAPRCIVPGHGAASCAPAADLATTAGYLKFVREAMGRAVEDLQDFDSAYAATDWSPFASLPTFDVANRRNAYSVYLEMQAEMLGAAALPQR, from the coding sequence ATCCATCCGATGCGACTCCTGACTGCCTTCGCTGCCCTGCTGCTGTTCGGCCACGCCAACGCGGCCGCCTTGCCGCGCCTGACCGCCGAACGCGTCGCCGGCGACGTCTGGTACTTCCGCGGTGCCGCGGGACAGGCGAGCGCGGAGAACGCCGGCTACACCAGCAATGCCGGCTTCGTGGTCACGCGACGCGGCGTGCTGCTGTTCGATGCGCTCGGCACGCCGGTACTGGCGCGCGAGATGCTGCGTGCGATCGCCCGCGTGACCGACCAGCCGGTGCGCCGCGTGATCGTCAGCCACTACCACGCGGACCATGTCTATGGCCTGCAGGTGCTGCGCGCCGGCGGCGCGACCATCTGGGCGCGGCGCGAAGGCCAGGCCTACCTCGCTTCCGACCTGGCGCGCGAACGTCTCACCGAGCGCCGCCAGAACCTGGCGCCGTGGGTGGACCAGACCACCGAATTGCAGGCTGCGGACCGTTGGCTGGACCTGGCGCCGGGCGACGAACTGGCCTTCCGCTTCGGCGGCCAGCGCTTCCGCTTGATCTCGGCTGGACACGCACACGCGCCGGACGATTTGATGCTGCTGGCCGAGGCCGACCAGGTGCTGTTCGCCGGCGACCTGTACTTCAACGGCCGGCTGCCCTTCGTCGTCGATGGCAACACGCGCAACTGGCTGGCCGCGATCGCATCGATGCGCAAGCTGGCACCCCGCTGCATCGTCCCCGGCCACGGCGCGGCCTCCTGCGCTCCCGCGGCGGACCTGGCCACCACGGCCGGATACCTCAAGTTCGTGCGCGAGGCCATGGGGCGCGCCGTCGAGGACCTGCAGGACTTCGACAGCGCCTACGCGGCCACCGACTGGTCGCCGTTCGCCAGCCTGCCCACCTTCGACGTGGCCAACCGGCGCAACGCCTACAGCGTCTACCTGGAAATGCAGGCAGAGATGCTCGGCGCTGCGGCACTGCCGCAGCGCTGA
- the soxY gene encoding thiosulfate oxidation carrier protein SoxY yields the protein MNPQRRSFLAMGASMVALATTAALWPLRALAEWVRPDKAFEAKGLDATFAALGATPEPSSEINFMTPEIAENGAVVPVSVTSKIPGTEQIAILVEMNPNPLAAIFMIPEGTEPTISTRVKVAQTCKLHAAVYAGGKWYGTARETKVTLGGCGG from the coding sequence ATGAATCCGCAACGCCGTTCCTTCCTCGCCATGGGCGCATCGATGGTGGCGCTGGCCACCACCGCCGCGCTGTGGCCGCTGCGCGCCCTCGCCGAGTGGGTGCGCCCGGACAAGGCCTTCGAGGCCAAGGGGCTCGACGCCACCTTCGCCGCGCTCGGCGCCACGCCCGAGCCGAGCAGCGAGATCAACTTCATGACGCCCGAGATCGCCGAGAACGGCGCCGTGGTTCCGGTCAGCGTGACCAGCAAGATCCCGGGCACCGAGCAGATCGCGATCCTGGTCGAGATGAACCCGAATCCGCTTGCCGCCATCTTCATGATTCCCGAAGGCACCGAGCCGACCATTTCCACCCGGGTCAAGGTCGCGCAGACCTGCAAGCTGCACGCCGCGGTCTACGCCGGCGGCAAGTGGTACGGCACCGCGCGCGAGACCAAGGTCACCCTGGGCGGCTGCGGCGGCTGA
- a CDS encoding tetrathionate reductase family octaheme c-type cytochrome translates to MKPRFPPWVLGLIGIALLIVVPFVYLQPKREAHSDPSAGLPKRAVHVDHADIVKGEFKSGQDVTRACLECHKDAAFELMQTTHWTWESKPFDVPWREGTVTIGKINQINNFCIGSQGNENKCMSCHAGYAWEQGRAAQQAKPENVDCLACHADPGLYGKGIYGNPAEGVDLLAAARSVRATTRENCGKCHFDGGGGNGVKHGDLDESLYFPRQALDVHMGGKHNLQCSDCHVARKHQILGRLFADNYRIDPAEQVSCEQCHTGKIHSDQRIATHLAAVACQTCHIPAIAREEPTKLTWDWSKAGQAGREDDHYEYLKIKGEFTYEANFAPTYAWFNGNNEYRYLLGDKIASEGPTYINKPAGDIQDPKAKIFPFKVHIARQPYDTVHRHLLQPVTSGEGGFWTTFDWNRSFEMAVPITGLAFSGQYDFTETHMYWASTHMVAPAARALQCDACHSAAGKPGRMDWKALGYAGDPIEWGGRKLR, encoded by the coding sequence ATGAAGCCTCGATTTCCGCCGTGGGTGCTCGGATTGATCGGCATTGCCTTGCTGATCGTGGTCCCGTTCGTCTACCTGCAGCCGAAGCGCGAGGCGCACAGCGACCCATCCGCCGGGCTGCCGAAGCGGGCGGTCCATGTCGATCACGCCGACATCGTCAAGGGTGAATTCAAGAGCGGTCAGGACGTCACCCGCGCCTGCCTCGAATGCCACAAGGACGCGGCCTTTGAGTTGATGCAGACCACCCACTGGACCTGGGAATCCAAGCCTTTCGACGTGCCCTGGCGCGAAGGCACGGTGACCATCGGCAAGATCAACCAGATCAACAACTTCTGCATCGGTTCGCAGGGCAACGAGAACAAGTGCATGTCCTGCCACGCCGGCTATGCCTGGGAGCAGGGGCGGGCAGCGCAGCAGGCCAAGCCGGAGAACGTGGACTGCCTGGCCTGCCACGCGGATCCCGGGCTGTACGGCAAGGGTATCTACGGCAATCCGGCGGAAGGGGTCGACCTGCTGGCGGCGGCCAGGAGCGTGCGCGCCACCACCCGCGAGAACTGCGGCAAGTGCCACTTCGATGGCGGCGGCGGCAACGGCGTCAAGCACGGCGACCTGGACGAGAGCCTGTACTTCCCACGCCAGGCGCTCGACGTGCACATGGGCGGCAAGCACAACCTTCAGTGCAGCGACTGCCACGTCGCCCGCAAACACCAGATCCTGGGACGCCTGTTCGCCGACAACTACCGCATCGACCCGGCCGAGCAGGTCTCTTGCGAGCAGTGCCATACGGGCAAGATCCACAGCGACCAGCGGATTGCGACGCACCTCGCGGCGGTGGCCTGCCAGACCTGCCACATCCCGGCGATCGCCCGCGAGGAGCCAACCAAGCTGACCTGGGACTGGTCCAAGGCCGGCCAGGCCGGTCGCGAGGACGACCACTACGAGTACCTGAAGATCAAGGGCGAGTTCACCTACGAGGCGAACTTCGCACCCACCTACGCCTGGTTCAACGGCAACAACGAGTATCGCTATTTGCTGGGCGACAAGATCGCCAGCGAAGGGCCGACCTACATCAACAAGCCGGCCGGCGACATCCAGGATCCCAAGGCGAAGATCTTCCCGTTCAAGGTGCACATCGCGCGCCAGCCCTACGACACCGTCCACCGGCATTTGTTGCAGCCGGTGACCTCGGGCGAAGGCGGCTTCTGGACCACCTTCGACTGGAATCGTTCGTTCGAGATGGCGGTGCCGATCACCGGACTGGCCTTCAGCGGCCAGTACGATTTCACCGAGACCCACATGTACTGGGCGAGCACGCACATGGTGGCGCCGGCTGCGCGCGCGCTGCAGTGCGATGCCTGCCACTCGGCGGCCGGCAAGCCCGGGCGCATGGACTGGAAGGCGCTCGGCTATGCGGGCGACCCGATCGAATGGGGCGGGAGGAAGCTGCGATGA
- the soxX gene encoding sulfur oxidation c-type cytochrome SoxX, with the protein MRNLRTPMLIALALLAGCAATPEPSATLAEVPLADSFEPRGQAGLDRLEQNAMQRICSEYEGKPVPDDFAAEIIAQATAAVRFPADGQWFGNWKNGETIAKTGTGLQSSDDPKLPNGGNCYACHQMAAEEIAYGTLAPTLAEYGKLRGQSEPILRYTWTRLWNSHAYNPCSHMPRFGEAGILSEQQLKDLMAYLFDPASPVNLPAPAQP; encoded by the coding sequence ATGCGCAATTTGCGAACCCCGATGCTCATCGCGCTGGCGCTGCTCGCCGGCTGCGCTGCTACCCCCGAGCCTTCAGCCACACTGGCCGAAGTGCCGCTTGCGGACTCCTTCGAACCGCGCGGCCAGGCCGGCCTGGATCGCCTGGAGCAGAACGCGATGCAACGGATCTGCAGCGAATACGAAGGCAAGCCGGTGCCGGACGACTTCGCCGCCGAGATCATCGCGCAGGCCACCGCCGCGGTGCGCTTCCCGGCCGACGGCCAGTGGTTCGGCAACTGGAAGAACGGCGAGACCATCGCCAAGACCGGCACCGGACTGCAGAGCAGCGACGATCCCAAGCTGCCCAACGGCGGCAACTGCTACGCCTGCCACCAGATGGCCGCCGAGGAAATCGCCTACGGCACGCTGGCGCCGACGCTGGCCGAATACGGCAAGCTGCGCGGGCAGAGCGAGCCGATCCTGCGCTACACCTGGACCCGGCTGTGGAATTCGCACGCCTACAACCCGTGCTCGCACATGCCGCGCTTCGGCGAGGCCGGCATCCTTTCCGAGCAGCAGCTCAAGGACCTGATGGCCTATCTGTTCGATCCAGCCTCGCCGGTCAACCTGCCGGCGCCGGCACAGCCATGA
- a CDS encoding c-type cytochrome, whose product MPRSQLLLFRALVPSCPRALVSALVLLGASFAANSAPYEGIGRPATEAELKAWDIDVRPDFAGLPPGSGSVADGEMLWIEKCSSCHGDFGDANHVFPPLIGNTTVADIETGRVAALKDPGRTRTTIMKVSTVSTLWDFIHRAMPWDKPKSLSHDEVYAVLAYLLNLAEVVPADYVLSHENIAWAQSRMPNRNGMTLDHGMWKIDGKPDTKNKACMKNCADTVAVTSSLPEHARDAHGELEQQNREWGAIRGVRTTPLPQTAAPEATAASKVPHDLLANNACLGCHGMEGKIIGPGFIDVAAKYKDRADAVEYFKGRIRSGGSGNWGDVQMPPMPQLSEPDLETIARWLADGAPH is encoded by the coding sequence ATGCCTCGAAGCCAGCTCCTGCTTTTTCGTGCCCTCGTGCCCTCGTGCCCTCGTGCCCTCGTCAGCGCCCTGGTCTTGCTGGGGGCGTCGTTCGCAGCCAACTCGGCGCCATACGAAGGCATCGGCCGCCCCGCGACCGAAGCTGAGCTCAAGGCCTGGGACATCGATGTGCGGCCGGATTTCGCGGGATTGCCGCCGGGCTCGGGCAGCGTGGCCGACGGCGAGATGTTGTGGATCGAGAAGTGCTCGTCCTGCCACGGCGACTTCGGCGACGCGAATCATGTGTTCCCGCCGCTGATCGGCAACACCACGGTCGCGGACATCGAGACCGGGCGGGTGGCGGCGCTGAAGGATCCGGGGCGTACCCGCACCACGATCATGAAGGTTTCCACGGTCTCCACACTGTGGGATTTCATCCATCGCGCGATGCCCTGGGACAAGCCGAAGTCGCTGTCGCACGACGAGGTCTACGCGGTGCTCGCGTACCTCTTGAACCTCGCCGAGGTCGTGCCGGCGGACTATGTGCTGTCGCACGAAAACATCGCGTGGGCGCAGTCGCGCATGCCCAACCGCAACGGCATGACGCTGGACCACGGCATGTGGAAGATCGACGGCAAGCCGGACACCAAGAACAAGGCGTGCATGAAGAACTGCGCCGATACGGTCGCGGTGACGTCGTCCCTCCCCGAGCATGCGCGCGACGCGCATGGTGAACTGGAGCAGCAGAACCGCGAGTGGGGCGCGATCCGTGGCGTGCGCACCACGCCGCTGCCGCAGACCGCTGCACCGGAAGCCACCGCAGCCTCAAAGGTGCCGCACGATTTGCTCGCCAACAACGCCTGCCTCGGTTGCCACGGCATGGAGGGCAAGATCATCGGCCCCGGCTTCATCGATGTCGCCGCGAAGTACAAGGACCGCGCCGACGCGGTCGAGTACTTCAAGGGCCGCATCCGCAGCGGTGGCAGCGGCAACTGGGGCGATGTGCAGATGCCGCCGATGCCGCAGCTGTCCGAGCCCGACCTCGAAACCATCGCACGCTGGCTCGCCGACGGCGCGCCGCACTGA
- a CDS encoding DsrE family protein → MPITRRMALHGALACICLAAFPAGAGPSAAARATVIYHIDDRERAIPMIRSIGNHRRADGDIRIIVVALAGGVDFLVDGAADARGNRYDALVDPLMLEGVEFRVCGNTLQGRGIDAATLLPDVQVVPSGVAEIARLQIEEGAAYIKP, encoded by the coding sequence ATGCCGATCACCCGAAGAATGGCGCTGCACGGCGCGCTGGCCTGCATCTGCCTGGCGGCGTTTCCGGCTGGCGCCGGACCCTCTGCTGCGGCGCGTGCCACGGTCATCTATCACATCGACGACCGCGAACGCGCAATCCCGATGATCCGCAGCATCGGCAACCATCGGCGCGCCGATGGCGACATCCGCATCATCGTGGTGGCGCTGGCTGGCGGGGTCGATTTCCTCGTCGATGGCGCGGCGGACGCGCGCGGCAACCGCTACGACGCACTGGTCGATCCGCTGATGCTGGAAGGGGTCGAGTTCCGCGTCTGCGGCAACACGCTGCAAGGCCGCGGCATCGATGCCGCGACCCTGCTGCCGGATGTGCAGGTGGTGCCGTCCGGGGTGGCCGAAATTGCACGGCTGCAGATCGAGGAAGGCGCGGCGTACATCAAGCCCTGA
- the soxZ gene encoding thiosulfate oxidation carrier complex protein SoxZ, whose protein sequence is MGNPMRIRATTTNGVTEVKALMSHPMETGLRKDSAGNPVPAHHIKQVVAKHNDKVVLAAEWGAAVSQNPFLQFRFNGGAAGDKLSIQWTDNTGDSRTDEVVLA, encoded by the coding sequence ATGGGCAACCCGATGCGCATCCGCGCAACCACCACCAACGGCGTCACCGAAGTGAAGGCGCTGATGTCGCACCCGATGGAAACCGGGCTGCGCAAGGACAGCGCCGGCAATCCGGTGCCGGCGCATCACATCAAGCAGGTCGTCGCCAAGCACAACGACAAGGTCGTGCTCGCGGCCGAATGGGGTGCGGCGGTGTCGCAGAATCCCTTCCTGCAGTTCCGCTTCAACGGCGGTGCGGCCGGCGACAAGCTCAGCATCCAGTGGACCGACAACACCGGCGACAGCCGCACCGATGAAGTGGTGCTGGCCTGA
- the soxC gene encoding sulfite dehydrogenase — MSDARTPPGRLLRAPESFLDSAFVKEVNKEGFNEERRGWMRRAFAAAAATVAGSALASAPEGDPDILKLPPWSTSLGLPVANKGYGMPSKYEANLQRRESPGLASVRQASVAFTPLQGMFGIITASGLHFERHHSGSVDIDPARHRLMLNGLVRQPKVYTMDDLLRMPSVSRIHFIECGANSAMEWGNVAVPTVQYTHGMLSGNEYTGVLLSTLLDDCGIDLKKAKYILAEGADGSGMTRTIDLERALDDVMVAYGSNGEMIRPENGYPLRLVVPGVQGVSWVKWLRRIEVGDQRYGAKDENSGYSDLMPDGMQRQYTSIQEAKSVITSPSGGQKLLQKGYYNITGLAWSGRGRIKRVDVSSDGGRNWQTARLETPILPKALTRFNIGWVWDGAPAILQSRCIDETGFVQPTYTQLRAVRGTRSVYHNNAIQSWQVAESGEVSNVQVG, encoded by the coding sequence ATGAGCGACGCGCGCACGCCCCCCGGCCGCCTGTTGCGGGCACCGGAGTCCTTCCTCGACAGCGCCTTCGTCAAGGAAGTGAACAAAGAGGGATTCAACGAGGAGCGCCGTGGCTGGATGCGGCGCGCGTTTGCTGCTGCTGCGGCCACAGTTGCGGGTAGCGCGCTCGCGTCGGCGCCCGAGGGCGATCCGGACATCCTGAAGCTGCCGCCGTGGTCTACCTCGCTCGGCCTGCCGGTGGCGAACAAGGGCTACGGCATGCCGTCGAAGTACGAGGCCAATTTGCAGCGCCGCGAGAGCCCTGGCCTCGCCAGCGTGCGTCAGGCCTCGGTGGCGTTCACGCCGCTGCAGGGCATGTTCGGGATCATCACGGCCTCGGGGCTGCACTTCGAGCGGCACCACTCGGGATCGGTCGACATCGACCCGGCGCGCCACCGCCTGATGCTCAACGGCCTGGTGCGCCAACCGAAGGTCTACACGATGGATGATTTGCTGCGCATGCCATCGGTCTCGCGCATCCATTTCATCGAATGTGGCGCCAACAGCGCGATGGAATGGGGCAATGTGGCGGTGCCGACGGTGCAGTACACCCACGGCATGCTGAGCGGCAACGAATACACCGGCGTGCTGCTGTCCACCTTGCTGGATGACTGCGGCATCGACCTCAAGAAGGCGAAATACATTCTCGCCGAGGGCGCCGACGGCTCGGGCATGACGCGCACCATCGACCTGGAGCGCGCGCTCGACGACGTGATGGTGGCCTACGGTTCCAACGGCGAGATGATCCGTCCGGAGAACGGCTATCCGCTGCGCCTGGTGGTGCCCGGCGTGCAGGGCGTGTCCTGGGTCAAGTGGCTGCGGCGCATCGAGGTCGGCGACCAGCGCTACGGGGCCAAGGACGAGAACTCCGGCTACTCGGACCTGATGCCTGACGGCATGCAGCGCCAGTACACCTCGATCCAGGAAGCCAAGAGCGTGATCACTTCGCCCTCGGGCGGACAGAAGCTGCTGCAGAAGGGCTACTACAACATCACCGGGCTGGCCTGGTCCGGGCGCGGACGGATCAAGCGCGTGGACGTGTCCTCCGACGGCGGGCGCAACTGGCAGACCGCGCGCCTGGAGACGCCGATCCTGCCCAAGGCGCTGACCCGCTTCAACATCGGCTGGGTGTGGGATGGCGCGCCGGCGATCCTGCAGAGCCGCTGCATCGACGAGACCGGCTTCGTGCAGCCCACCTACACCCAGCTGCGCGCGGTGCGCGGTACGCGCTCGGTGTACCACAACAACGCGATCCAGTCCTGGCAGGTGGCCGAGAGCGGCGAGGTGAGCAATGTCCAGGTGGGGTGA
- a CDS encoding YeeE/YedE family protein: protein MPALLGGVLIGLAAVLFFALNGRIAGVSGIFGDLFLDRTPGQAWWRGAFIGGIVLGYLIVRALHPEHTSVQSQVGWAGAALAGLLVGYGTRMGCGCTSGHGICGTARLSPRSIVATLVFIFAGMLTTALVRHSGWWP, encoded by the coding sequence ATGCCGGCCTTGCTCGGTGGCGTGCTGATCGGCCTCGCGGCCGTGCTCTTCTTCGCGCTCAATGGGCGCATCGCCGGCGTCAGCGGCATCTTCGGTGATCTCTTCCTAGACCGCACGCCAGGCCAGGCCTGGTGGCGCGGCGCGTTCATCGGCGGCATCGTCCTGGGCTACCTGATCGTCCGCGCACTGCACCCGGAGCACACCTCGGTGCAGTCGCAAGTGGGCTGGGCGGGCGCCGCCCTCGCCGGGCTGCTGGTTGGCTACGGCACGCGCATGGGCTGCGGTTGCACCTCCGGACACGGCATCTGCGGAACTGCAAGGCTATCGCCCCGCTCGATCGTCGCCACGCTGGTGTTCATCTTCGCCGGCATGCTGACCACCGCGCTGGTGCGCCATTCGGGGTGGTGGCCGTGA